In one window of Photorhabdus laumondii subsp. laumondii DNA:
- the rseA gene encoding anti-sigma-E factor RseA yields the protein MQREKLSALMDGETLDSEVVSILSKDSVMQKHWENYHLIRDTLRGDVTEVLHRDIASRVAFALEKEPVHSNLGDIPESQPQPETWQKMPFWQKLRPWVSQMTQVAVAACVSLAVLVGVQQYNSHSAEDLEYQSDTPAFNTLPMMGSASPVSLGVPSGDDVFGNDQRLQMQERNKRINIMLQQYELDRRVHFKQNDERGISPQVVIPVPGTQSLGTQ from the coding sequence ATGCAAAGAGAAAAACTTTCCGCACTGATGGATGGCGAAACTCTTGATAGTGAAGTCGTTAGTATTTTGTCTAAAGATTCTGTTATGCAGAAACACTGGGAAAATTACCACTTGATCCGTGACACATTGCGCGGTGATGTGACGGAAGTATTGCATAGGGATATTGCTAGCCGGGTTGCATTTGCACTTGAAAAAGAGCCTGTTCATTCTAACCTTGGGGATATTCCTGAATCTCAGCCTCAACCAGAAACTTGGCAAAAAATGCCATTCTGGCAAAAGCTTCGCCCTTGGGTGAGTCAAATGACTCAAGTGGCGGTTGCTGCCTGTGTTTCGCTGGCCGTATTGGTAGGTGTACAACAGTACAACAGTCATAGTGCAGAGGATCTTGAATATCAATCTGATACGCCGGCATTTAACACCTTGCCAATGATGGGTTCGGCTTCTCCGGTGAGTTTGGGAGTGCCTTCCGGTGATGATGTATTTGGCAATGATCAACGCCTTCAAATGCAGGAGCGTAATAAACGTATTAATATTATGCTGCAACAATATGAACTCGATCGCCGTGTGCATTTTAAGCAAAATGATGAACGGGGAATTTCACCACAGGTTGTTATTCCGGTTCCCGGAACGCAATCTTTAGGAACACAATAG
- the trmN gene encoding tRNA(1)(Val) (adenine(37)-N(6))-methyltransferase TrmN — MKQKRLLRRDGFTFKQFFVGHDRCAMKVGTDGVLLGAWTPVSDKKAILDIGCGSGLIALMLAQRTDENTKIDAVELDTEAALQAQDNAEQSPWQRKIDVYQQDIGDFAEQYSQCYDLIVSNPPYFEPAVACRNEAREQARYTGSMTHQQLLQYAETLITADGLFCVVLPYAIGEEFETMACHQGWFSHHRVNIRDRQGKPLHRMLLAFSRKEKTGLISELTIRQPDGAYTQEFQQLVTDFYLYY; from the coding sequence TTGAAACAGAAACGACTTTTACGCCGGGATGGATTTACTTTCAAGCAATTTTTTGTTGGTCATGATCGGTGTGCGATGAAAGTCGGGACTGATGGCGTTTTATTGGGAGCATGGACTCCAGTGAGTGACAAAAAAGCGATTTTAGATATTGGCTGTGGCAGTGGGCTTATTGCGTTGATGCTAGCACAGCGTACGGATGAAAATACTAAAATTGATGCAGTGGAACTGGATACAGAGGCCGCATTGCAGGCACAAGATAATGCAGAACAATCTCCGTGGCAGAGAAAAATAGATGTTTATCAGCAGGATATTGGTGATTTCGCTGAACAGTATTCGCAATGTTATGACTTAATTGTCAGTAATCCCCCCTATTTTGAACCGGCTGTTGCTTGTCGAAATGAGGCAAGGGAACAGGCTCGTTATACGGGGTCGATGACTCACCAGCAGTTATTACAATACGCCGAGACGTTGATTACAGCGGATGGTCTGTTTTGTGTGGTATTGCCATATGCCATTGGTGAGGAATTTGAAACAATGGCATGTCATCAGGGTTGGTTTTCCCATCATCGGGTTAATATCCGCGATAGGCAAGGCAAGCCATTGCATCGGATGTTATTGGCATTTTCCCGTAAGGAAAAAACTGGCTTAATCAGTGAATTGACTATTCGTCAGCCAGACGGTGCATATACGCAAGAATTTCAGCAATTGGTGACGGATTTCTATCTCTATTATTGA
- a CDS encoding ABC transporter transmembrane domain-containing protein — protein sequence MKMDVALKDNFATGYIKSLLLYSLLLSVISSFAAFFMQYLIDAVIPSGDLRFLFIFMISYLLYESFNMILTYLTARFRASLEKYLDYYYLDKYLLALITTRLSILNDYNKGGLIQRIYDAQNIKKYYLTLLIDIVVKLITILILSIIVLYVSPLVVSFLILGMIMLVIVYFLSVKKMIILEEQRFKIKSNFLSIMDDIIGGRETIRGNNYRNRILNRCVDRMNDFLNREKNVALLVAGVKSKTLTVNTIIGTVIRCVMVISIIRYSSFSLGIMLTLIAFTEMSLKHTMQILVSFMELKRSSITLERYKEFMGNNVVDESLLNTELDDNIVSVDEITVRNLHIGTNGNIVCKIPDFTFQSNKIYP from the coding sequence ATGAAAATGGATGTGGCATTGAAGGATAACTTTGCGACAGGTTATATAAAATCTTTATTACTATACTCTTTACTATTAAGTGTCATTAGTTCTTTTGCTGCATTTTTTATGCAGTATCTGATTGACGCGGTTATACCATCAGGTGACTTGCGTTTTTTATTTATCTTTATGATATCCTATCTATTATATGAATCATTCAATATGATACTAACTTATTTGACTGCTCGCTTTAGAGCATCACTGGAAAAATATTTGGACTATTATTATTTAGATAAATATTTACTTGCTTTGATTACTACAAGATTATCTATATTGAATGATTATAATAAAGGTGGATTGATTCAAAGGATTTATGATGCTCAAAATATTAAAAAGTATTATTTGACTCTGCTAATAGATATTGTTGTTAAGCTTATTACGATTTTAATATTATCAATCATAGTGCTATATGTTAGTCCTCTAGTTGTCAGCTTTTTGATCTTAGGAATGATTATGCTGGTGATTGTCTATTTTTTGTCTGTCAAGAAAATGATTATTTTAGAAGAGCAGCGTTTTAAAATAAAATCAAATTTTCTTTCAATTATGGATGATATTATTGGAGGAAGGGAAACGATACGAGGCAATAACTATCGAAACAGGATTCTGAATAGATGTGTTGACAGGATGAATGATTTTTTGAATAGGGAGAAAAATGTTGCATTACTTGTTGCTGGTGTGAAAAGTAAAACGCTAACAGTTAACACAATCATTGGTACTGTTATTAGATGTGTCATGGTTATTAGCATTATTAGATATAGTAGTTTTTCACTAGGTATAATGTTGACATTAATTGCTTTTACAGAAATGTCTCTAAAACATACAATGCAAATTTTAGTTTCTTTTATGGAGTTGAAAAGATCAAGCATTACTCTTGAAAGGTATAAAGAATTCATGGGGAATAATGTTGTAGATGAGAGTTTATTGAATACTGAATTAGATGATAATATTGTTAGTGTAGACGAAATTACAGTGAGGAATCTTCATATTGGTACTAATGGAAATATCGTCTGTAAAATTCCGGATTTTACCTTTCAAAGTAATAAGATATACCCGTAA
- a CDS encoding IS630-like element ISPlu19 family transposase produces the protein MKIFITDEQKAELEHLHHTCRDKRECDRIKAVLLASEGWSSVMIAQALRLHEMTVNRHISDYLNQGKLKSDNGGSDSLLSQEQTDFLINHLSQHLFHHTHEIVAYVAQLWNITFSIPGMNKWLHRQGFSYKKPCGVPHKFDAEKQRQFIEYYENLKVTAKDEPILFLDAVHPTQGTKLGYGWMRKGEKKTVKTTGSRTRLNILGALNLNAIGRTVFQEYQTINDYNICCFFNEIRKSYPDYHQKIHLIVDGAGYNKAHLVKEWAYVSNIELHYLPPYSPNLNPIERLWKVMNEQVRNNRYFADKHEFRDNVFKFFTTTLPDIADSLMSRINDHFQVLKTAS, from the coding sequence ATGAAAATATTCATTACCGATGAACAAAAAGCCGAACTTGAACATCTCCATCACACCTGCCGTGATAAGAGGGAGTGTGATCGCATCAAAGCGGTCCTGCTGGCCTCTGAAGGCTGGAGTTCAGTGATGATCGCTCAGGCCCTGCGTCTTCATGAAATGACCGTTAACCGTCATATCAGCGATTACCTTAATCAAGGTAAACTTAAATCTGATAATGGGGGGTCTGATAGTTTGCTTTCTCAAGAACAAACTGATTTTTTAATCAATCACTTATCTCAACATCTTTTCCATCACACCCATGAAATCGTGGCCTATGTTGCTCAGCTCTGGAATATTACCTTTAGCATTCCCGGCATGAATAAATGGCTACACCGTCAGGGTTTTTCTTATAAAAAACCTTGTGGCGTCCCTCATAAATTCGACGCAGAAAAACAGCGACAATTTATTGAATATTATGAGAATCTTAAAGTCACAGCGAAAGACGAACCCATCCTTTTTCTTGATGCTGTTCACCCGACTCAAGGCACCAAACTCGGTTATGGCTGGATGCGAAAAGGCGAGAAAAAAACAGTAAAAACAACAGGAAGCCGGACTCGCCTGAATATATTGGGCGCGCTCAACCTGAATGCCATTGGTCGTACGGTGTTCCAGGAATATCAAACCATCAATGACTACAACATTTGCTGTTTTTTCAATGAAATAAGAAAGTCTTATCCTGACTATCATCAAAAAATTCATCTTATTGTGGATGGGGCGGGTTACAACAAAGCTCATCTTGTTAAGGAGTGGGCTTATGTTAGCAATATTGAGTTACATTACCTTCCTCCCTATAGCCCAAATTTAAACCCAATAGAGCGATTATGGAAGGTCATGAATGAACAGGTTCGAAATAACCGTTATTTTGCGGATAAACATGAATTTCGAGACAACGTCTTCAAATTTTTCACCACAACGCTACCGGATATAGCGGACTCGCTGATGTCTAGAATTAACGACCATTTTCAGGTGCTAAAAACTGCATCTTGA
- a CDS encoding DUF6622 family protein: MSLTTIIKDTPIWVWILFAFLIRRGISALYDREMRIDRLFLLPIVFLVWGVYSVIYETTFSDLALITMTAGLFVGIVIGWGLWRSQPRLREKAGSDLIIRPGTWLTLTLIVITFIVKFIITAMLSIHPALLHSLHFNLFFGFSNGVLDGIFWGGTLNLFIPWCRNRTKSIYK, encoded by the coding sequence ATGTCACTGACCACCATTATTAAAGATACCCCAATATGGGTTTGGATTCTTTTTGCTTTTCTCATCAGGCGCGGGATCAGTGCCTTGTACGATCGTGAAATGCGAATTGATCGCCTTTTCTTACTACCAATAGTATTCCTGGTCTGGGGAGTATATAGCGTCATTTATGAAACCACATTCTCAGATTTAGCCTTGATAACGATGACAGCGGGTTTATTCGTCGGGATTGTAATAGGATGGGGTCTGTGGCGTTCTCAACCAAGATTACGTGAAAAAGCAGGCAGTGATTTAATCATCCGTCCTGGTACTTGGTTAACGCTGACGCTGATTGTTATCACATTTATCGTTAAGTTTATTATTACGGCCATGTTAAGTATTCACCCTGCGTTGTTGCATTCGTTACACTTCAATCTGTTTTTTGGCTTTAGCAATGGTGTGCTTGACGGTATTTTCTGGGGCGGAACGTTAAATCTTTTTATTCCTTGGTGCAGAAACAGGACCAAGAGCATCTACAAATAG
- the nadB gene encoding L-aspartate oxidase: protein MQSLSSQHYSDVLIIGSGVAGLSLALRLASQYKITVLSKSILSEGASYYAQGGIAAVFDKTDSIASHVEDTLIAGAGLCDKSAVEFITSNARHCVQWLVDHGVMFDTETSEDGEKQYHLTREGGHSHRRILHHADTTGKEVETTLVDKAMSHPNITVRERCNAVDLITSNKARLDGENRVVGAYIWNRQQEQVETYRAKVVVLATGGAAKVYQYTTNPDISSGDGIAMAWRAGCRIANLEFNQFHPTCLFHPQARTFLLTEALRGEGAYLKRPDGSRFMPDFDERAELAPRDIVARAIDHEMKRLGADSMFLDISHKPADFIIQHFPMIYEKLLTLGFDLTKEPIPIVPAAHYTCGGIVVDHQGHTDLNNLYAIGEVSYTGLHGANRMASNSLLECLVYGWSAAEDIQQQIETIEEVPQLPFWDESRVDNSDEQVVIQHNWHELRLFMWDYVGIVRTTKRLERALRRINMLQQEIHDYYSNFRISNNLLELRNLVQIAELIVRCALERKESRGLHFTLDYPDLLPESKPTILTP, encoded by the coding sequence ATGCAATCATTATCCTCTCAACATTACAGCGATGTACTTATTATTGGCAGCGGTGTCGCCGGTCTATCTCTGGCTTTACGGCTAGCCTCACAATATAAAATCACGGTATTAAGTAAGAGTATTCTTAGCGAAGGTGCATCCTATTATGCACAAGGGGGTATCGCCGCTGTATTTGATAAAACGGACAGTATCGCATCTCATGTTGAAGATACCCTTATCGCCGGAGCAGGGCTTTGCGATAAAAGTGCTGTTGAGTTTATCACCAGTAATGCCCGTCATTGCGTGCAATGGTTGGTTGATCACGGTGTTATGTTTGATACAGAAACCAGCGAAGATGGAGAAAAACAATACCATCTGACCCGTGAAGGTGGTCACAGCCATCGTCGTATTCTGCATCATGCTGATACAACCGGCAAAGAAGTAGAAACGACACTGGTTGATAAAGCGATGTCTCATCCGAATATCACAGTGAGAGAGCGCTGCAACGCAGTGGATTTAATTACGTCAAATAAAGCCCGGTTAGACGGTGAGAACCGAGTCGTCGGCGCTTATATCTGGAACCGTCAGCAAGAACAGGTGGAAACTTATCGCGCTAAGGTTGTGGTACTGGCAACAGGCGGTGCAGCTAAGGTCTATCAATATACGACAAATCCCGATATCTCATCCGGTGATGGCATTGCAATGGCATGGCGCGCAGGCTGCCGTATCGCCAATCTGGAATTTAACCAGTTTCACCCGACCTGCCTGTTCCATCCACAGGCGCGTACTTTCCTGTTGACAGAAGCCCTGCGAGGTGAAGGCGCATATCTGAAACGACCAGACGGCAGCCGCTTTATGCCCGATTTTGATGAACGCGCTGAACTAGCTCCTCGCGATATCGTAGCACGAGCAATTGACCATGAAATGAAACGCCTTGGTGCTGACTCCATGTTTCTGGATATCAGCCATAAACCAGCGGATTTCATTATCCAGCATTTTCCAATGATTTATGAAAAATTGCTGACACTGGGCTTTGATCTAACAAAAGAGCCGATTCCAATCGTTCCTGCCGCGCATTACACCTGCGGTGGTATTGTTGTCGATCATCAGGGACATACTGACCTCAACAACTTATATGCTATCGGTGAAGTCAGCTATACGGGTCTGCACGGTGCAAACCGTATGGCATCTAATTCTCTGCTGGAGTGTCTGGTGTATGGCTGGTCTGCTGCGGAGGATATCCAACAACAGATCGAAACAATAGAAGAAGTACCGCAACTCCCTTTCTGGGATGAGAGCCGGGTTGACAATTCAGATGAACAAGTTGTCATTCAGCACAACTGGCACGAATTACGTCTATTTATGTGGGATTACGTCGGCATTGTGCGTACAACCAAACGCTTAGAGCGAGCACTGCGCCGTATTAATATGCTGCAACAGGAAATTCACGATTATTACTCTAATTTCAGGATTTCTAACAATCTGCTGGAATTACGAAATCTGGTGCAAATCGCTGAATTAATCGTACGTTGTGCGCTAGAAAGAAAAGAGAGCCGAGGTCTGCACTTCACACTGGATTATCCCGATTTACTACCAGAATCAAAACCAACGATTTTGACACCCTGA
- a CDS encoding HlyD family efflux transporter periplasmic adaptor subunit, with protein sequence MNKLNSNNEVKSELHKEYKLIISITVFLLIICFALSFVVTIKRRVVLENAFIKTAPEPVLFYAEKDIDIKNYNVRDGDVVKKGDSIYNAINPDLEEAESILLQNIKRDNTKINAMEKYIDNVYERMKIEKNYEDFKFNKNESELKNIDSILKDHRDDYDFFSQSYREQMNFVDKLLNQNNNYLSKKDIIKYKMELFSSRRGLINLESDILDLEKRKYSLDDEQSRYIIGATKYKELDMELNQLRGELSVLVSELNVKNTGMENIKNGKLRIEGIAKADGKVEFNNINGIRPKQVKKGELVFTIYPDGNHFIAKGVVSEKYIRKIKIGQSVELKMDAYDYLKYGAIKGKVEAIFGVKNGTAEIVINIVDKRDFDLEFGNSIKAFIILDEVNLYEYIYEIVFPYVA encoded by the coding sequence ATGAATAAATTAAACTCTAATAATGAAGTTAAGTCAGAACTGCATAAAGAATATAAATTAATTATAAGTATAACAGTTTTTTTGCTGATTATATGTTTTGCTTTATCTTTTGTTGTGACTATAAAGAGGCGAGTTGTTTTAGAAAATGCTTTTATTAAAACCGCACCAGAGCCTGTATTATTTTATGCAGAAAAGGATATAGACATTAAAAATTATAATGTTCGTGATGGTGATGTGGTTAAAAAAGGAGATTCTATTTATAATGCGATTAATCCAGATTTAGAGGAGGCTGAATCTATTTTATTGCAAAATATAAAACGAGATAATACGAAAATTAATGCGATGGAAAAGTATATAGATAATGTCTATGAGCGGATGAAGATTGAAAAAAATTATGAGGATTTTAAGTTTAATAAAAATGAAAGTGAGTTAAAAAATATAGACTCTATTTTGAAAGACCATAGAGATGACTATGATTTTTTTAGTCAAAGCTACAGAGAACAGATGAATTTTGTAGATAAATTGTTAAATCAGAATAATAATTATTTATCTAAGAAAGATATTATTAAATATAAAATGGAATTGTTCTCATCACGTCGTGGCCTGATTAATCTTGAATCTGATATATTAGACTTAGAGAAAAGAAAGTACAGTTTAGATGATGAGCAGAGTAGATACATAATTGGAGCAACCAAATATAAAGAGTTAGATATGGAGCTTAACCAGTTAAGAGGTGAACTCTCCGTTCTTGTCTCAGAATTGAATGTAAAAAACACAGGGATGGAGAATATAAAGAATGGTAAGTTGAGAATAGAAGGAATTGCAAAAGCTGATGGTAAGGTTGAGTTTAATAATATTAATGGCATCAGGCCTAAGCAGGTAAAAAAAGGCGAGTTAGTTTTTACTATATATCCTGATGGTAATCACTTTATAGCAAAAGGAGTTGTTAGTGAAAAATACATTAGAAAGATTAAAATTGGACAGAGCGTAGAATTAAAAATGGATGCTTATGATTATCTCAAGTATGGGGCAATAAAAGGGAAGGTTGAGGCTATATTTGGCGTAAAAAACGGTACGGCTGAAATTGTGATTAATATTGTTGATAAAAGGGATTTTGATTTAGAGTTTGGTAATTCAATCAAGGCGTTTATCATCTTGGATGAAGTTAATTTGTATGAATATATATATGAAATAGTATTTCCATATGTTGCTTAA
- the rpoE gene encoding RNA polymerase sigma factor RpoE yields the protein MSEQLTDQMLVEQVQKGDQKAFNLLVVRYQHKVASLLSRYVPQGDVPDVAQETFIKAYRALASFRGDSAFYTWLYRIAVNTAKNYLTAQGRRPPSSDLDASDAENYEISSALKEISNPENLMLSEELRQVVFRTIESLPEDLRIAIMLRELDGLSYEEIATIMNCPVGTVRSRIFRAREAIDDNIQPLI from the coding sequence ATGAGCGAGCAGTTAACGGATCAAATGCTGGTCGAGCAAGTGCAGAAAGGTGACCAAAAGGCGTTTAACCTACTGGTAGTTAGATATCAGCATAAAGTGGCGAGTCTTTTATCCCGCTATGTTCCGCAGGGTGATGTGCCTGACGTTGCTCAGGAAACATTTATTAAGGCCTATCGGGCATTGGCTTCGTTTCGTGGTGATAGTGCTTTTTATACTTGGTTGTATCGTATTGCAGTAAATACTGCGAAGAATTATCTGACCGCTCAAGGGCGCCGTCCGCCATCCAGTGATTTGGATGCCAGTGACGCAGAAAATTATGAAATTTCGAGTGCATTAAAAGAAATTTCGAACCCTGAGAATTTAATGTTGTCAGAAGAATTGAGGCAGGTGGTTTTCCGTACCATTGAATCTCTTCCCGAAGATTTGCGAATAGCAATAATGCTGAGGGAATTAGATGGGTTAAGCTATGAAGAAATAGCTACCATTATGAATTGCCCGGTAGGTACGGTGCGTTCCCGCATCTTCCGTGCAAGGGAAGCCATTGATGATAACATTCAACCACTGATTTAA
- the rseB gene encoding sigma-E factor regulatory protein RseB, with amino-acid sequence MKRIWFSVCLLAGSLFAPLQASAQLSSAEVLLQEMGNATRSLTYELAFINLNPQAIVSVRYRHAIINGIPIAQIMQMDGSRREVVQRGNEISYFEPGLDAFSLSGNHIIDYLPAVIFADFNQLKKYYNFIDVGRTHIGDRPCRVVRITSKDEVRYNYILLIDEETHLPLRIDLLDRDSEALEQFRVVSSTIDGDINDAMSVITRLNMPPMLVIPPSEKVVFNWKVGKLPIGFVEVSRSRRKLPNSGTLESVMFSDGLFSFSVNVTNADKTGKLEYPLRRGARTIYSAIRGANEVTIIGELPLATAKRIAAGVAFIGAD; translated from the coding sequence ATGAAACGTATTTGGTTCTCCGTCTGTTTGCTGGCGGGCAGCCTGTTTGCTCCTTTACAAGCCTCGGCGCAGCTCAGCAGTGCTGAGGTTTTGTTGCAGGAGATGGGTAATGCCACTCGCTCTCTAACTTACGAGCTTGCTTTTATTAATCTCAACCCACAGGCTATTGTCTCGGTTCGTTATCGCCACGCTATTATCAATGGTATTCCAATTGCTCAGATTATGCAGATGGATGGCTCTCGTAGGGAAGTTGTCCAGCGCGGTAATGAGATCAGTTATTTTGAACCTGGATTGGATGCTTTCAGTCTTAGCGGTAATCATATTATTGATTATTTACCGGCCGTCATTTTTGCTGACTTCAATCAGTTGAAAAAATATTACAATTTCATTGATGTTGGTCGTACCCATATCGGTGATAGGCCCTGTAGGGTTGTACGCATCACCTCCAAAGATGAAGTGCGTTATAATTATATTTTACTGATCGACGAAGAGACTCATTTACCATTACGTATTGACTTACTTGATCGTGATAGTGAGGCACTTGAACAATTTAGGGTTGTTTCTTCTACCATTGATGGGGATATCAATGATGCAATGAGTGTGATTACTCGCTTAAATATGCCGCCAATGCTGGTCATTCCACCATCAGAGAAGGTTGTATTTAATTGGAAGGTGGGTAAATTGCCGATTGGTTTCGTTGAGGTTTCGCGTAGCCGTCGTAAATTGCCAAATAGCGGCACACTTGAATCTGTTATGTTCAGTGATGGTTTATTTAGCTTTTCCGTGAATGTGACTAATGCTGATAAAACCGGTAAGTTGGAATATCCTCTCCGTCGTGGGGCCCGAACGATTTATAGTGCA
- a CDS encoding ABC transporter ATP-binding protein — MGIYKIIGQNGIGKTTLCKTLIGLIPPVNGSVNFYVSDKTIKPEIHINQCSAYFPQDILFTTSIIENITLGRDVDRNKVESMLKKLNLWQTIDSLPEKLDTVISDKVNPFSEGQRQVLLFLRGYLSDKSVLIFDEIFRGIDNENAKVVSKLISEKEGCIIFYVAHDFTIDCENHEVLELKSEKDYDFFKLEAFNE, encoded by the coding sequence TTGGGTATATATAAAATAATAGGACAGAATGGTATTGGTAAGACAACTTTATGTAAGACTTTGATTGGTTTGATTCCACCTGTAAATGGATCTGTGAATTTTTATGTTTCTGATAAAACTATTAAGCCTGAAATTCATATAAATCAATGCTCTGCATACTTCCCACAAGATATACTCTTTACTACAAGTATTATTGAAAATATTACATTAGGAAGAGACGTTGATAGGAATAAAGTTGAGAGTATGCTTAAAAAATTAAATTTATGGCAGACAATAGATAGCTTGCCTGAAAAACTAGATACCGTTATTAGTGATAAGGTTAACCCTTTTTCTGAAGGACAAAGACAAGTATTACTCTTTTTACGAGGTTATCTGTCAGATAAATCGGTATTGATATTTGATGAAATATTTAGAGGAATTGATAATGAAAATGCTAAAGTCGTAAGTAAATTAATTTCAGAAAAAGAAGGTTGTATTATATTCTATGTCGCTCATGATTTTACTATCGATTGTGAAAATCATGAAGTGTTAGAGTTGAAAAGTGAAAAGGACTATGATTTCTTCAAACTAGAGGCTTTTAATGAATAA
- the srmB gene encoding ATP-dependent RNA helicase SrmB, giving the protein MTATNFSELELDERLLDALNDKGYSRPTAIQAAAIPAAMDGRDVLGSAPTGTGKTAAYLLPAMQHLLDFPRKKSGPPRILILTPTRELAMQVADQAKEFAAHTHLDIATITGGVAYMNHAEIFSENQDIVVATTGRLLQYIKEENFDCRAVETLILDEADRMLDMGFANDIETIAGETRWRKQTMLFSATLEGEAIRDFAERLLEDPVEIDAEPSRRERKKIQQFYYRADNSAHKTALLCHLLKQPDVTKSIIFVRKRERVHELADKLHQAGIKARFLEGEMVQAKRTEAVKLLNDGSVTVLVATDVAARGLDIDDISHVFNFDLPRTADVYLHRIGRTARAGRKGTAITLVEAHDHPLLGKISRYLNEPLTSRVVDELRPTTKAPSDKARNKPSKKVLAKRKEKKKAEESKKKAKIRHRDSKNIGKRRKPSGNPKPETPVSSDA; this is encoded by the coding sequence ATGACTGCAACAAACTTTTCTGAACTTGAGCTTGATGAACGCCTGCTTGACGCCCTGAATGATAAAGGTTATTCCCGCCCAACAGCAATTCAGGCTGCGGCTATTCCGGCAGCAATGGACGGGCGTGATGTACTAGGATCAGCGCCTACCGGTACCGGCAAAACTGCCGCTTACCTGCTGCCCGCTATGCAACATTTATTGGATTTTCCACGCAAGAAATCTGGACCACCACGTATTTTGATCCTGACGCCCACCCGTGAGCTAGCCATGCAAGTGGCAGATCAGGCAAAAGAATTCGCTGCACATACCCATTTGGATATCGCTACCATTACTGGCGGCGTAGCCTATATGAATCACGCTGAAATTTTCAGCGAAAATCAAGATATTGTCGTCGCCACTACAGGCCGTCTGCTGCAATATATCAAGGAAGAAAACTTTGATTGTCGGGCAGTTGAAACACTTATCCTTGATGAAGCCGATCGTATGCTGGATATGGGTTTTGCCAACGATATTGAAACCATCGCGGGTGAAACCCGTTGGCGCAAACAGACCATGCTGTTCTCTGCGACTCTGGAAGGGGAAGCCATTCGTGATTTTGCTGAACGTTTACTGGAAGATCCAGTTGAGATTGATGCAGAACCGTCACGTCGTGAGCGCAAAAAAATCCAGCAATTTTACTACCGTGCCGATAATTCGGCACACAAAACAGCCCTGCTTTGCCATTTACTAAAACAACCCGATGTCACTAAATCCATTATTTTTGTTCGCAAACGTGAACGTGTACACGAACTTGCGGATAAATTGCATCAAGCTGGCATTAAAGCCCGGTTTCTTGAAGGGGAAATGGTACAGGCTAAAAGGACGGAAGCAGTTAAGCTCCTGAACGATGGCAGTGTCACTGTTCTGGTTGCAACAGATGTCGCTGCCCGTGGATTGGATATTGATGATATCAGCCATGTTTTCAATTTCGATTTACCACGCACCGCCGATGTTTATCTACACCGTATTGGCCGGACAGCGCGTGCAGGTCGCAAAGGTACTGCAATTACCTTAGTGGAAGCGCATGATCATCCTTTATTAGGCAAAATCAGTCGCTATCTGAATGAACCACTAACGTCGCGAGTGGTTGATGAACTTCGCCCAACCACTAAAGCACCAAGTGACAAAGCCCGCAATAAGCCATCGAAAAAAGTATTGGCTAAACGTAAAGAGAAAAAGAAAGCGGAAGAATCGAAGAAAAAAGCCAAAATACGTCATCGAGATAGTAAAAATATCGGTAAACGCCGTAAACCTTCTGGTAATCCAAAACCAGAAACGCCAGTCAGTAGCGATGCGTAA